In one Myotis daubentonii chromosome 1, mMyoDau2.1, whole genome shotgun sequence genomic region, the following are encoded:
- the CARMIL3 gene encoding capping protein, Arp2/3 and myosin-I linker protein 3 isoform X3 has translation MAKSSTELTRELQDSIRRCLSQGAVLQQHRVKLETKPKKFEDRVLALTSWRLHLFPLKVPAKVESSFNVLEIRAFNTLSQNQILVETERGMVSMRLPSAESVDQVTRHVSSALSKVCPGPGCLIRRGNADTPEGPRDTSPNSETSTSTTHSVCGGFSETYAALCDYNGLHCREEVQWDVDTIYHAEDNREFNLLDFSHLESRDLALMVAALAYNQWFTKLYCKDLRLGSEVLEQVLHTLSKSGSLEELVLDNAGLKTDFVQKLACVFGENGSCVLHALTLSHNPIEDKGFLSLSQQLLCFPTGLTKLCLAKTAISPRGLQALGQTFGANPAFASSLRYLDLSKNPGLLATDESNALYSFLAQPNALVHLDLAGTDCAIDSLLGALLHGCCSHLTYLNLARNSCSHRKGREAPPAFKQFFSSAYTLSHVNLSATKLPLEALRALLQGLSLNSHLSDLHLDLSGCELRSAGAQALQEQLGAVTCVGSLDLSDNGFDSDLLTLVPALGKNKSLKHLFLGKNFNVKAKTLEEILHKLVQMIQEEDCSLQSLSVADSRLKLRTSILINALGSNTCLAKVDLSGNGMEDIGAKMLSKALQINSSLRTILWDRNNTSALGFLDIARALESNHTLRFMSFPVSDISQAYRSAPERTEDVWQKIQWCLVRNNHSQTCPQEQAFRLQQGLVTSSAEQMLQRLCGRVQEEVRALRLCPLEPVQDELLYARDLIKDAKNSRALFPSLYELGHVLANDGPVRQRLESVASEVSKAVDKELQVILESMVSLTQELCPVAMRVAEGHNKMLSNVAERVTVPRNFIRGALLEQAGQDIQNKLDEVKLSVVTYLTNSIVDEILQELYHSHKSLARHLAQLRTLSDPSGGPGQGQDLSSRGRGRGRNHDHEETTDDELGTNIDTMAIKKQKRCRKIRPVSAFISGSPQDMESQLGSLGIPPGWFSGLGNSQPTASGSWEGLSELPTHGYKLRHQTQGRPRPPRTTPPGPGRPSQVPVPGTRQENGMATRLDEGLEDFFSRRVMDESSSCPRTLRPLRPGLPEPPLPPLQKKRRRGLFHFRRPRSFKGDRGPGSPTTGLLLPPPPPPPPTQESPPSPDLPSLGNNSSPCWSPEEESSLLPGLGGNRGPSFRRKMGSEGSEPGEGGQAPGTAQQPRVQGVALPGLGRTKGWSFDGKQEGTSPDLEGSVQAWQKRRSSDDAGPGAWKPPPPPQSTKPSFSAMRRAEATWHIAEESAPNHSCQSPSPSSQDGEEERERTVPARNAKLQDPPLAPRPPKPVAVPRGRRPPQEPGGREEAEAGGAAPGMNKPRLRLGSQQDQEESEVQGLLDPGRRTAPLKPKRTRRAQSCDKLEPDRRQPPDSTGAGTSEPGTD, from the exons atGGCCAAGTCCAGCACGGAGCTCACCCGCGAGCTGCAAG ACAGCATCCGGAGGTGCCTGAGCCAAGGGGCTGTGCTCCAGCAACATCGCGTGAAGCTGGAGACGAAGCCCAAGAAGTTTGAGGACCGAGTGCTG gCCCTGACCTCCTGGCGCCTCCACCTCTTCCCCCTGAAAGTCCCAGCCAAG GTGGAGAGCTCCTTCAATGTCCTGGAGATCCGGGCCTTCAACACACTCAGTCAGAACCAG ATCCTAGTGGAGACAGAACGAGGCATGGTGAGCATGCGGCTGCCATCAGCTGAGAGTGTGGACCAAGTGACGCGACATGTGAGCTCAGCCCTCTCCAAGgtctgccctggccctgg GTGTCTAATCCGGCGTGGAAATGCAGACACTCCAGAAGGGCCCCGAGACACATCCCCCAACTCTGAGACTTCCACATCTACCACTCACAGTGTGTGTG GTGGCTTCTCCGAGACCTACGCTGCCCTGTGTGACTACAATGGGCTGCACTGCCGGGAGGAGGTGCAATGG GATGTGGACACCATCTATCATGCCGAGGATAACCGCGAGTTCAACCTTTTAGATTTCAGCCACTTGGAGAGCCG AGACTTGGCCCTAATGGTGGCAGCCCTGGCCTACAACCAGTGGTTCACCAAACTCTACTGCAAGGACCTGCGGCTG GGCTCTGAAGTGCTAGAACAGGTGCTACATACCCTGAGCAAGTCGGGGAGCCTCGAAGAGCTGGTGCTGGACAACGCTGGACTGAAGAC GGACTTTGTCCAGAAGCTGGCCTGCGTGTTTGGGGAGAACGGAAGCTGTGTGCTACAtgccctcactctgtcccacaatCCCATCGAGGACAAGG gtTTCCTCAGTCTGAGCCAGCAGCTCCTCTGCTTCCCCACGGGCCTCACCAAACTGTGCCTGGCCAAGACCGCCATTTCTCCTCGAG GGCTCCAGGCGCTGGGCCAGACCTTCGGGGCCAACCCGGCCTTTGCCAGCTCCCTTCGATACCTGGACCTGAGCAAGAACCCTGGGCTGCTTGCCACAGACGAGTCCAAT gccctgTACAGTTTCCTGGCCCAGCCCAACGCTCTGGTGCACCTGGACCTGGCAGGGACTGACTGCGCCATTGACTCG CTTCTGGGTGCCCTgctccatggctgctgctccCACCTAACCTACCTCAACCTGGCGCGTAACAGCTGCTCTCACAG GAAGGGCCGGGAGGCCCCACCAGCCTTCAAGCAGTTCTTCAGCAGCGCCTACACGCTGAGCCACGTCAACCTGTCTGCCACAAAGCTGCCCCTGGAGGCCCTCAG GGCGCTGCTGCAGGGCCTGTCCCTCAACAGCCACCTCAGTGATCTGCACCTGGACCTCAGCGGCTGTGAG CTCCGCTCAGCAGGAGCCCAGGCTTTGCAAGAGCAATTGGGGGCTGTCACCTGTGTGGGCAGCCTGGATCTGTCAGACAATG GGTTTGACTCCGACCTCCTGACACTGGTGCCCGCACTTGGCAAGAACAAGTCCCTCAAGCACCTGTTCCTGGGCAAGAACTTCAATGTCAAGGCCAA gacCCTGGAGGAGATCCTCCACAAGCTGGTGCAGATGATCCAGGAAGAGGACTGT TCCCTGCAGTCACTGTCCGTGGCGGACTCCCGGCTGAAGCTGCGCACCAGCATCCTCATCAATGCCCTGGGCAGCAACACCTGCCTGGCCAAGGTGGATCTGAGCGGCAACGGCATGGAGGACATTGGGGCCAAGATGCTGTCTAAGGCCCTGCAGATAAACTCCTCCCTCAG AACTATCCTGTGGGATCGGAACAATACATCTGCCCTGGGCTTTCTGGACATTGCGAGGGCCCTGGAGAG CAACCACACGCTGCGCTTCATGTCCTTCCCCGTGAGCGACATCTCCCAAGCCTATCGCAGCGCCCCCGAGCGCACTGAGGACGTCTGGCAGAAG ATCCAGTGGTGCTTGGTGAGGAACAACCACTCCCAGACGTgtccccaggagcaggccttcaggctgcagcagggcctggTGACCAGCAGCGCCGAGCAA ATGCTGCAGCGGCTGTGTGGACGCGTGCAGGAGGAGGTCCgggccctgaggctgtgccccctggaACCCGTGCAGGATGAGCTGCTCTACGCTCGGGACCTCATCAAAGACGCCAAGAACTCCCGGGCG CTGTTTCCCAGCCTCTATGAGCTGGGGCACGTGCTGGCCAACGACGGGCCTGTGCGGCAGAGGCTGGAGTCCGTAGCCAGTGAGGTGTCCAAGGCTGTGGACAAGGAGCTGCAG GTGATCCTGGAGTCCATGGTCAGCCTCACGCAGGAGTTATGTCCCGTGGCCATGCGGGTAGCTGAGGGGCACAACAAGATGCTGAGCAATGTGGCCGAGCGCGTCACTGTGCCCCGAAACTTCATCCGCGGGGCGCTGCTGGAGCAGGCCGGCCAGGACATTCAGAACAAGCTGGA TGAAGTGAAGCTCTCAGTCGTCACCTACTTAACCAACTCCATAGTGGATGAGATCCTGCAGGAGCTATACCACTCACACAAGAGCCTG GCCCGGCACCTGGCCCAGCTAAGGACACTATCAGATCCATCAGGGGGACCGGGCCAAGGACAGGATCTGTCctcccggggccggggccggggccgtaACCATGACCACGAGGAGACCACAGATGATGAACTTGGGACTAACATC GACACCATGGCCATCAAAAAGCAAAAACGCTGCCGCAAGATCCGGCCAGTGTCCGCCTTCATTA GTGGGAGCCCTCAGGACATGGAAAGCCAGCTGGGGAGTCTGGGGATCCCTCCTGGTTGGTTCTCAGGACTTGGGAACAGCCAGCCCACTGCCAGTGGCTCCTGGGAAGGTCTATCCGAGCTTCCCACTCACGGCTATAAACTAAGGCATCAAACACAAGGCAGACCCCGGCCCCCCAGGACCACCCCTCCAGGACCTGGTCGGCCCAGT CAGGTGCCCGTGCCTGGGACGCGTCAGGAGAATGGGATGGCCACCCGCTTGGATGAGGGGCTGGAGGACTTCTTCAGCCGAAGGGTCATGGATGAGAGTTCCAG CTGCCCTCGGACCCTGCGGCCCCTGCGGCCAGGCCTCCCGGAGCCTCCACTGCCTCCACTGCAGAAGAAGAGGCGCCGAGGCCTGTTTCACTTTCGTCGGCCCCGGAGCTTCAAGGGGGACAGGGGGCCAGGGTCCCCCACCACCggactcctcctccctccacccccacccccacccccaactcaggAGAGCCCCCCCAGCCCAGACCTGCCCAGCCTCGGCAACAACTCTTCCCCCTGCTGGAGCCCAGAGGAGGAGAGCAGCCTGCTCCCTGGACTGGGGGGGAACCGGGGGCCTTCCTTCCGCAGGAAGATG GGTTCTGAGGGGTCAGAGCCAGGGGAAGGGGGCCAGGCCCCTGGGACAGCACAACAGCCAAGAGTCCAGGGTGTTGCCCTTCCTGGGTTGGGAAGAACCAAAGGTTGGAGCTTCGATGGGAAACAAGAG ggcacaagcccagaccTGGAGGGCAGCGTCCAGGCTTGGCAGAAACGGCGCTCTTCGGATGATGCAG GGCCTGGAGCCTGGAAGCCGCCACCACCACCTCAAAGCACCAAGCCGAGCTTCAGCGCCATGCGCCGTGCAGAGGCCACCTGGCACATAG CTGAGGAGAGTGCCCCCAACCACAGCTGccagagccccagcccctcctcccaggatggggaggaagagagggagaggaccgTTCCCGCTAGGAATGCCAAG CTGCAGGACCCCCCATTAGCTCCACGGCCCCCCAAGCCAGTGGCTGTGCCCAGGGGCCGCCGTCCCCCCCAGGAGccagggggcagggaagaggctgaggctgggggtgcagcCCCAGGAATGAACAAACCCCGGCTGAGGCTGGGCTCACAGCAGGACCAAGAGGAGTCCGAGGTCCAAG GGCTCTTAGATCCAGGCCGCCGGACTGCCCCCCTGAAGCCCAAGAGGACACGGCGGGCACAGTCCTGTGACAAGCTGGAGCCTGATAGAAGACAGCCCCCTGACTCCACAGGTGCCG GAACCAGTGAGccaggaacagactga
- the CARMIL3 gene encoding capping protein, Arp2/3 and myosin-I linker protein 3 isoform X5, which produces MAKSSTELTRELQDSIRRCLSQGAVLQQHRVKLETKPKKFEDRVLALTSWRLHLFPLKVPAKVESSFNVLEIRAFNTLSQNQILVETERGMVSMRLPSAESVDQVTRHVSSALSKVCPGPGCLIRRGNADTPEGPRDTSPNSETSTSTTHSVCGGFSETYAALCDYNGLHCREEVQWDVDTIYHAEDNREFNLLDFSHLESRDLALMVAALAYNQWFTKLYCKDLRLGSEVLEQVLHTLSKSGSLEELVLDNAGLKTDFVQKLACVFGENGSCVLHALTLSHNPIEDKGFLSLSQQLLCFPTGLTKLCLAKTAISPRGLQALGQTFGANPAFASSLRYLDLSKNPGLLATDESNALYSFLAQPNALVHLDLAGTDCAIDSLLGALLHGCCSHLTYLNLARNSCSHRKGREAPPAFKQFFSSAYTLSHVNLSATKLPLEALRALLQGLSLNSHLSDLHLDLSGCELRSAGAQALQEQLGAVTCVGSLDLSDNGFDSDLLTLVPALGKNKSLKHLFLGKNFNVKAKTLEEILHKLVQMIQEEDCSLQSLSVADSRLKLRTSILINALGSNTCLAKVDLSGNGMEDIGAKMLSKALQINSSLRTILWDRNNTSALGFLDIARALESNHTLRFMSFPVSDISQAYRSAPERTEDVWQKIQWCLVRNNHSQTCPQEQAFRLQQGLVTSSAEQMLQRLCGRVQEEVRALRLCPLEPVQDELLYARDLIKDAKNSRALFPSLYELGHVLANDGPVRQRLESVASEVSKAVDKELQVILESMVSLTQELCPVAMRVAEGHNKMLSNVAERVTVPRNFIRGALLEQAGQDIQNKLDEVKLSVVTYLTNSIVDEILQELYHSHKSLARHLAQLRTLSDPSGGPGQGQDLSSRGRGRGRNHDHEETTDDELGTNIDTMAIKKQKRCRKIRPVSAFISGSPQDMESQLGSLGIPPGWFSGLGNSQPTASGSWEGLSELPTHGYKLRHQTQGRPRPPRTTPPGPGRPSQVPVPGTRQENGMATRLDEGLEDFFSRRVMDESSSCPRTLRPLRPGLPEPPLPPLQKKRRRGLFHFRRPRSFKGDRGPGSPTTGLLLPPPPPPPPTQESPPSPDLPSLGNNSSPCWSPEEESSLLPGLGGNRGPSFRRKMGSEGSEPGEGGQAPGTAQQPRVQGVALPGLGRTKGWSFDGKQEGTSPDLEGSVQAWQKRRSSDDAGPGAWKPPPPPQSTKPSFSAMRRAEATWHIAEESAPNHSCQSPSPSSQDGEEERERTVPARNAKDPPLAPRPPKPVAVPRGRRPPQEPGGREEAEAGGAAPGMNKPRLRLGSQQDQEESEVQGLLDPGRRTAPLKPKRTRRAQSCDKLEPDRRQPPDSTGAAGTSEPGTD; this is translated from the exons atGGCCAAGTCCAGCACGGAGCTCACCCGCGAGCTGCAAG ACAGCATCCGGAGGTGCCTGAGCCAAGGGGCTGTGCTCCAGCAACATCGCGTGAAGCTGGAGACGAAGCCCAAGAAGTTTGAGGACCGAGTGCTG gCCCTGACCTCCTGGCGCCTCCACCTCTTCCCCCTGAAAGTCCCAGCCAAG GTGGAGAGCTCCTTCAATGTCCTGGAGATCCGGGCCTTCAACACACTCAGTCAGAACCAG ATCCTAGTGGAGACAGAACGAGGCATGGTGAGCATGCGGCTGCCATCAGCTGAGAGTGTGGACCAAGTGACGCGACATGTGAGCTCAGCCCTCTCCAAGgtctgccctggccctgg GTGTCTAATCCGGCGTGGAAATGCAGACACTCCAGAAGGGCCCCGAGACACATCCCCCAACTCTGAGACTTCCACATCTACCACTCACAGTGTGTGTG GTGGCTTCTCCGAGACCTACGCTGCCCTGTGTGACTACAATGGGCTGCACTGCCGGGAGGAGGTGCAATGG GATGTGGACACCATCTATCATGCCGAGGATAACCGCGAGTTCAACCTTTTAGATTTCAGCCACTTGGAGAGCCG AGACTTGGCCCTAATGGTGGCAGCCCTGGCCTACAACCAGTGGTTCACCAAACTCTACTGCAAGGACCTGCGGCTG GGCTCTGAAGTGCTAGAACAGGTGCTACATACCCTGAGCAAGTCGGGGAGCCTCGAAGAGCTGGTGCTGGACAACGCTGGACTGAAGAC GGACTTTGTCCAGAAGCTGGCCTGCGTGTTTGGGGAGAACGGAAGCTGTGTGCTACAtgccctcactctgtcccacaatCCCATCGAGGACAAGG gtTTCCTCAGTCTGAGCCAGCAGCTCCTCTGCTTCCCCACGGGCCTCACCAAACTGTGCCTGGCCAAGACCGCCATTTCTCCTCGAG GGCTCCAGGCGCTGGGCCAGACCTTCGGGGCCAACCCGGCCTTTGCCAGCTCCCTTCGATACCTGGACCTGAGCAAGAACCCTGGGCTGCTTGCCACAGACGAGTCCAAT gccctgTACAGTTTCCTGGCCCAGCCCAACGCTCTGGTGCACCTGGACCTGGCAGGGACTGACTGCGCCATTGACTCG CTTCTGGGTGCCCTgctccatggctgctgctccCACCTAACCTACCTCAACCTGGCGCGTAACAGCTGCTCTCACAG GAAGGGCCGGGAGGCCCCACCAGCCTTCAAGCAGTTCTTCAGCAGCGCCTACACGCTGAGCCACGTCAACCTGTCTGCCACAAAGCTGCCCCTGGAGGCCCTCAG GGCGCTGCTGCAGGGCCTGTCCCTCAACAGCCACCTCAGTGATCTGCACCTGGACCTCAGCGGCTGTGAG CTCCGCTCAGCAGGAGCCCAGGCTTTGCAAGAGCAATTGGGGGCTGTCACCTGTGTGGGCAGCCTGGATCTGTCAGACAATG GGTTTGACTCCGACCTCCTGACACTGGTGCCCGCACTTGGCAAGAACAAGTCCCTCAAGCACCTGTTCCTGGGCAAGAACTTCAATGTCAAGGCCAA gacCCTGGAGGAGATCCTCCACAAGCTGGTGCAGATGATCCAGGAAGAGGACTGT TCCCTGCAGTCACTGTCCGTGGCGGACTCCCGGCTGAAGCTGCGCACCAGCATCCTCATCAATGCCCTGGGCAGCAACACCTGCCTGGCCAAGGTGGATCTGAGCGGCAACGGCATGGAGGACATTGGGGCCAAGATGCTGTCTAAGGCCCTGCAGATAAACTCCTCCCTCAG AACTATCCTGTGGGATCGGAACAATACATCTGCCCTGGGCTTTCTGGACATTGCGAGGGCCCTGGAGAG CAACCACACGCTGCGCTTCATGTCCTTCCCCGTGAGCGACATCTCCCAAGCCTATCGCAGCGCCCCCGAGCGCACTGAGGACGTCTGGCAGAAG ATCCAGTGGTGCTTGGTGAGGAACAACCACTCCCAGACGTgtccccaggagcaggccttcaggctgcagcagggcctggTGACCAGCAGCGCCGAGCAA ATGCTGCAGCGGCTGTGTGGACGCGTGCAGGAGGAGGTCCgggccctgaggctgtgccccctggaACCCGTGCAGGATGAGCTGCTCTACGCTCGGGACCTCATCAAAGACGCCAAGAACTCCCGGGCG CTGTTTCCCAGCCTCTATGAGCTGGGGCACGTGCTGGCCAACGACGGGCCTGTGCGGCAGAGGCTGGAGTCCGTAGCCAGTGAGGTGTCCAAGGCTGTGGACAAGGAGCTGCAG GTGATCCTGGAGTCCATGGTCAGCCTCACGCAGGAGTTATGTCCCGTGGCCATGCGGGTAGCTGAGGGGCACAACAAGATGCTGAGCAATGTGGCCGAGCGCGTCACTGTGCCCCGAAACTTCATCCGCGGGGCGCTGCTGGAGCAGGCCGGCCAGGACATTCAGAACAAGCTGGA TGAAGTGAAGCTCTCAGTCGTCACCTACTTAACCAACTCCATAGTGGATGAGATCCTGCAGGAGCTATACCACTCACACAAGAGCCTG GCCCGGCACCTGGCCCAGCTAAGGACACTATCAGATCCATCAGGGGGACCGGGCCAAGGACAGGATCTGTCctcccggggccggggccggggccgtaACCATGACCACGAGGAGACCACAGATGATGAACTTGGGACTAACATC GACACCATGGCCATCAAAAAGCAAAAACGCTGCCGCAAGATCCGGCCAGTGTCCGCCTTCATTA GTGGGAGCCCTCAGGACATGGAAAGCCAGCTGGGGAGTCTGGGGATCCCTCCTGGTTGGTTCTCAGGACTTGGGAACAGCCAGCCCACTGCCAGTGGCTCCTGGGAAGGTCTATCCGAGCTTCCCACTCACGGCTATAAACTAAGGCATCAAACACAAGGCAGACCCCGGCCCCCCAGGACCACCCCTCCAGGACCTGGTCGGCCCAGT CAGGTGCCCGTGCCTGGGACGCGTCAGGAGAATGGGATGGCCACCCGCTTGGATGAGGGGCTGGAGGACTTCTTCAGCCGAAGGGTCATGGATGAGAGTTCCAG CTGCCCTCGGACCCTGCGGCCCCTGCGGCCAGGCCTCCCGGAGCCTCCACTGCCTCCACTGCAGAAGAAGAGGCGCCGAGGCCTGTTTCACTTTCGTCGGCCCCGGAGCTTCAAGGGGGACAGGGGGCCAGGGTCCCCCACCACCggactcctcctccctccacccccacccccacccccaactcaggAGAGCCCCCCCAGCCCAGACCTGCCCAGCCTCGGCAACAACTCTTCCCCCTGCTGGAGCCCAGAGGAGGAGAGCAGCCTGCTCCCTGGACTGGGGGGGAACCGGGGGCCTTCCTTCCGCAGGAAGATG GGTTCTGAGGGGTCAGAGCCAGGGGAAGGGGGCCAGGCCCCTGGGACAGCACAACAGCCAAGAGTCCAGGGTGTTGCCCTTCCTGGGTTGGGAAGAACCAAAGGTTGGAGCTTCGATGGGAAACAAGAG ggcacaagcccagaccTGGAGGGCAGCGTCCAGGCTTGGCAGAAACGGCGCTCTTCGGATGATGCAG GGCCTGGAGCCTGGAAGCCGCCACCACCACCTCAAAGCACCAAGCCGAGCTTCAGCGCCATGCGCCGTGCAGAGGCCACCTGGCACATAG CTGAGGAGAGTGCCCCCAACCACAGCTGccagagccccagcccctcctcccaggatggggaggaagagagggagaggaccgTTCCCGCTAGGAATGCCAAG GACCCCCCATTAGCTCCACGGCCCCCCAAGCCAGTGGCTGTGCCCAGGGGCCGCCGTCCCCCCCAGGAGccagggggcagggaagaggctgaggctgggggtgcagcCCCAGGAATGAACAAACCCCGGCTGAGGCTGGGCTCACAGCAGGACCAAGAGGAGTCCGAGGTCCAAG GGCTCTTAGATCCAGGCCGCCGGACTGCCCCCCTGAAGCCCAAGAGGACACGGCGGGCACAGTCCTGTGACAAGCTGGAGCCTGATAGAAGACAGCCCCCTGACTCCACAGGTGCCG CAGGAACCAGTGAGccaggaacagactga